A section of the Naumovozyma dairenensis CBS 421 chromosome 5, complete genome genome encodes:
- the GPN2 gene encoding GTPase GPN2 (similar to Saccharomyces cerevisiae YOR262W; ancestral locus Anc_8.712), whose product MSFAQIVIGPPGSGKSTYCNGCSQFFNAIGRHGQIINMDPANDSLPYPCAVDIRDFITVEEVMQEQQLGPNGGLMYAVESLDKSIDLFILQIKSLIQEEKAYLVFDCPGQVELFTHHSSYFKIFKKLEKQLSMRFCVVNLIDCYYITSPSQYVSILLLALRSMLMMDLPQINVFSKIDMLKSYGELPFRLDYYTEVQDLDYLLPYIEKESSSVLSKKYSKLTETISELVSDFNLVSFEVLAIDDKQSMINLQASIDKANGYIFGASEVGGDTVWAEATREGAMLMNYDIQDRWIDNKEQYDKEEQERQEQIERERQMQDKEIDVDNDDEWESALKDWEEKQGTNYVR is encoded by the coding sequence ATGTCATTTGCTCAAATAGTCATCGGACCACCAGGATCAGGAAAATCTACATATTGTAATGGTTGTtctcaatttttcaatgcCATTGGAAGACATGGtcaaataatcaatatgGATCCAGCAAATGATTCATTACCATACCCATGTGCCGTTGATATTCGAGATTTTATCACAGTAGAAGAAGTCATGcaagaacaacaattaGGACCCAACGGTGGATTAATGTATGCAGTGGAATCATTAGATAAATCTATCGATCTTTTCATCTTAcaaattaaatcattaattcaAGAGGAGAAAGCTTATTTAGTCTTCGATTGTCCTGGTCAAGTGGAATTGTTTACTCATCATTCGtcatattttaaaatttttaaaaaattagagAAACAATTAAGTATGAGATTTTGTGTGGTTAATTTGATTGActgttattatattacttCTCCATCACAATAtgtttctattttattGTTGGCTTTAAGGTCAATGCTTATGATGGATTTACCACAAATTAATGTTTTCTCAAAGATTGATATGTTGAAATCATACGGTGAATTGCCATTTAGATTGGATTATTATACTGAAGTGCAAGATTTAGATTACTTATTAccatatattgaaaaggaaagcTCTAGTGTGCTTAGTAAAAAATATAGCAAATTGACTGAGACAATAAGTGAATTAGTTTCAGATTTTAATCTAGTGTCATTTGAAGTATTAGCAATCGATGATAAACAAAGTATGATCAATTTACAAGCTTCTATTGATAAAGCCAATGGATACATATTTGGAGCATCAGAAGTTGGTGGGGATACAGTATGGGCAGAAGCAACTAGAGAAGGTGCaatgttgatgaattatgATATACAAGATAGATGGATAGACAATAAGGAACAATACGACAaggaagaacaagaaaggCAAGAACAGATAGAGAGGGAAAGACAAATGCAAGATAAGGAAATCGATGTagataatgatgacgaaTGGGAAAGTGCATTGAAAGACTGGGAAGAAAAACAAGGTACTAACTACGTAAGGTAG
- the GCD1 gene encoding translation initiation factor eIF2B subunit gamma (similar to Saccharomyces cerevisiae GCD1 (YOR260W); ancestral locus Anc_8.709) produces the protein MPIQAFIFCGRGHNLAPFTRQSSATTTTTTTTTTTTTTTTTLSNESKETSVVDAASIAIAKGPFLPKALLPIANRPMIEYVLDWCDQANFAEINIVASVEELPIIKKGLIPFMTLRNQQFELISKSLSLSNHTHHLQQLKSINFIPSKTSSTGESLQKELLDKIYTDFVLLPCDFLTDIPPQIFIDQYLNRDDDNLAMSVYYKNSLDATINDKKQLNKFQKKFFTIYSENENSEKQPILLDIYSKDDVTRSKYLQVRSHLLWKYPNTTVSTNLNNSSIYFCSYELVKLLTPTTTSNNNNDRADSVPSTATTTSSSTNVNEGETTDSTSIKPSYFKKSNELIKDPINCNKPLSKLFRDLSRRSWQHSHPRETISIFILPPTTSFFIRSNNLINMMESTRFILKIKSHSTTTAPASSSSSIGLDSIVDPSCKIKDKSSSVKLSTMSYEGIIGAKCRIAGSILFHGVQLDDDVILENCIIGPNVKIGKKAKLSNCYVEGNYIVEPKGNFKGETLSKVALEEEDIAIDSDNENALEMSSDENGSSDGTSDDDEDDNDESEEYSEDEEFEDDGLFDRS, from the coding sequence ATGCCAATCCAAGCTTTCATTTTCTGTGGGAGAGGCCACAATTTGGCTCCATTCACTCGTCAATCTTCCGCTActaccaccaccaccaccactactactactactactactactacaaCTACTTTAAGCAATGAGAGCAAAGAGACCTCTGTAGTTGACGCTGCATCCATTGCTATTGCTAAGGGTCCCTTCTTACCAAAGGCACTATTACCAATTGCTAACAGACCTATGATAGAATACGTTTTGGATTGGTGTGATCAAGCAAACTTTGCAGAGATTAATATCGTCGCTAGTGTAGAAGAATTACCCATCATTAAGAAAGGTTTAATCCCCTTCATGACATTAAGAAATCAACAATTCGAATTGATTTCTAAATCTTTATCCCTTTCGAACCATACTCATCATTTAcaacaattgaaatcaatcaatttcatccCGTCCAAGACATCATCCACAGGTGAATCATTACAAAAGGAATTATTAGACAAAATATACACCGATTTCGTCCTTTTACCTTGTGATTTCTTAACAGATATACCTCCACAAATTTTTATCGATCAATATCTAAACagagatgatgataactTAGCAATGTCTGtatattacaaaaattcaTTGGACGCAACaataaatgataagaaacaattaaataaattccaaaaaaaattctttaCCATTTATagtgaaaatgaaaactcTGAAAAGCAACCAATCTTATTAGATATTTATTCTAAAGATGATGTAACAAGAAGTAAATATTTACAAGTAAGATCTCATCTCTTATGGAAATATCCAAACACAACTGTATCCACTAActtaaataattcatccATTTATTTCTGTTCGTACGAACTTGTTAAATTATTGACTCCCACAACAACCtcgaataataataacgacAGAGCTGATTCAGTACCATCAAccgcaacaacaacatcatcatcaacaaatGTCAACGAAGGAGAAACAACAGATTCCACTTCAATAAAACCatcatatttcaaaaagtcaaatgaattaattaaagaCCCAATAAATTGTAACAAACCtctttccaaattattcaGAGATTTATCAAGAAGATCATGGCAACATTCTCACCCCAGAGAAACAATCTCAATCTTCATCTTACCACCCACAACATCATTCTTCATAAGATCAAACAATTTAATTAACATGATGGAATCCACACGTTTCATCCTAAAGATCAAATCTCATTCCACCACTACGGCACCggcatcatcatcttcatcaatcgGGTTGGATTCAATCGTGGATCCAAGTTgtaaaattaaagataagAGCAGTAGTGtaaaattatcaacaatGTCATACGAGGGGATCATTGGTGCTAAATGTCGTATCGCCGGGTCCATCTTATTCCATGGTGTACAATTGGATGATGATGTCATTCTGGAAAATTGTATTATTGGACCTAATGTAAAGATTGGTAAGAAGgctaaattatcaaattgttATGTGGAAGGAAATTATATTGTCGAACCAAAGGGGAATTTTAAAGGAGAAACTTTATCTAAGGTTGCCCTtgaggaagaagatatcGCTATTGATAGTGACAATGAGAATGCCCTGGAAATGAGTAGTGATGAAAATGGAAGTAGTGATGGTACCAGCGACGACGACGaggatgataatgatgagTCGGAAGAATATTCTGAAGACGAAGAATTCGAAGATGATGGTTTGTTTGACCGTTCATAG
- the RPT4 gene encoding proteasome regulatory particle base subunit RPT4 (similar to Saccharomyces cerevisiae RPT4 (YOR259C); ancestral locus Anc_8.708): protein MSEEQDPLMAALSMDAESEQQQQSNAPGSAETATSNTDAPQQQAAEEEVPRIDPEQEARNKALTQFKNKLLEHRRYDDQLKQRRQNIRTLEKLYDKTENDIKALQSIGQLIGEVMKELSEEKYIVKASSGPRYIVGVRNSVDRKKLKKGVRVTLDITTLTIMRILPRETDPLVYNMTSFEQGEVTFDGIGGLTEQIRALREVIELPLKNPEIFQRVGIKPPKGVLLYGPPGTGKTLLAKAVAATIGANFIFSPASGIVDKYIGESARIIREMFAYAKEHEPCIIFMDEVDAIGGRRFSEGTSADREIQRTLMELLTQMDGFDNLGQTKIIMATNRPDTLDPALLRPGRLDRKIEIPLPNEAGRLEIFKIHTEKVKKIGEFDFEAAVKMSDGFNGADIRNCATEAGFFAIRDDRDHIIPEDLMKAVRKVAEVKKLEGSLEYQKL, encoded by the coding sequence atgagTGAAGAACAAGACCCTCTAATGGCTGCTCTAAGCATGGATGCAGAATctgaacaacaacaacaatcaaaTGCTCCTGGCTCTGCTGAAACTGCAACCTCCAACACGGACGCCccacaacaacaagctgcagaagaagaagtacCAAGAATTGACCCGGAACAAGAAGCTCGTAATAAAGCCCTCACgcaattcaaaaataagCTATTAGAACATAGACGTTATGACGATCAATTGAAGCAACGTCGTCAAAACATACGAACTTTGGAGAAACTTTATGACAAGACTGAAAATGACATCAAGGCATTACAAAGTATCGGACAATTGATCGGTGAAGTCATGAAGGAATTATCAGAAGAGAAATATATAGTTAAGGCCTCCTCTGGTCCACGTTACATTGTTGGTGTAAGAAATTCCGTCGATaggaagaaattgaaaaagggTGTTAGAGTCACTTTGGATATTACTACATTGACTATTATGAGAATCTTACCTCGTGAAACTGATCCATTAGTTTATAATATGACTAGTTTTGAACAAGGGGAAGTTACATTTGATGGGATAGGTGGGTTAACTGAACAAATTAGAGCTTTGAGAGAAGTTATTGAATTACCTTTGAAAAACCCggaaattttccaaagagTTGGAATAAAACCACCAAAGGGGGTATTATTGTATGGTCCACCTGGTACTGGTAAGACTCTTTTAGCTAAAGCTGTTGCGGCCACAATCGGTgctaatttcattttttcaCCTGCTTCAGGAATTGtagataaatatattggtGAATCTGCTCGTATTATTAGAGAAATGTTCGCATATGCAAAAGAACATGAACCTTGTATCATCTTTATGGATGAAGTAGATGCCATCGGTGGTCGTAGATTTAGTGAAGGTACTTCAGCAGATCGtgaaattcaaagaacTTTAATGGAATTATTAACTCAAATGGATGGGTTCGATAATTTGGGTCAAACTAAAATTATCATGGCAACAAATAGACCAGATACTTTAGATCCTGCATTATTAAGACCAGGTAGATTAGATAGGAAAATTGAAATCCCATTGCCTAACGAAGCTGGCAGattagaaatatttaaGATTCATACTGAAAAAgtcaaaaaaattggagAATTCGATTTTGAAGCTGCGGTGAAAATGAGTGATGGTTTTAATGGTGCTGATATTCGTAATTGTGCCACAGAGGCTGGATTTTTCGCCATTAGAGATGATCGTGATCATATTATTCCTGAAGATTTAATGAAAGCTGTAAGGAAAGTAGCAGAGGtcaaaaaattagaagGTTCATTAGAATATCAAAAGTTATGA
- the HNT3 gene encoding DNA 5'-adenosine monophosphate hydrolase (similar to Saccharomyces cerevisiae HNT3 (YOR258W); ancestral locus Anc_8.707) has protein sequence MSSFWKSALQIYVKNPQKVPSEELVYYDEKVTIINDKFPKSTCHLLILPRDGKLTLQHPTIALTDRIKDSLEEYVRMAQEYIFKTFTSKYKLVKPIPNVFDKIEDFNDMEIFIDKFITVGVHSVPSMANLHIHVITKDFHSEKLKYKNHYLSFNSEFYRKWDSLPLEQIPVRDEMIDLVKHGDLICCYCNANFKNQFAKLKKHLNEEFENHFKLK, from the coding sequence ATGAGttcattttggaaatcaGCACTACAAATATATGTTAAGAATCCTCAAAAGGTTCCTTCAGAAGAATTAGTTtattatgatgaaaaaGTCACGATAATCAACGATAAATTCCCTAAGTCAACGTgtcatttattaattcttcCTCGAGATGGGAAGTTAACTTTACAACATCCTACTATTGCCCTTACTGATAGGATTAAAGATTCTCTTGAAGAGTATGTTCGAATGGCTCAAGAATACATTTTCAAGACTTTCACTTCTAAATACAAACTAGTTAAGCCAATTCCCAATGTTTTTGATAAgattgaagattttaatgacatggaaatttttattgataaattcattacTGTAGGAGTTCATAGTGTTCCATCGATGGCAAATTTACATATTCATGTTATTACTAAGGATTTCCATTCAGAAAAGTTAAAATATAAGAATCATTATCTTTCATTTAATAGTGAATTCTATAGAAAATGGGATAGTTTACCCTTAGAGCAAATACCGGTAAGAGATGAAATGATTGATTTAGTTAAACATGGCGATTTGatttgttgttattgtaaTGCGAATTTTAAGAATCAATTTGCtaaattgaagaaacatCTCAATGAAGAGTTTGAGAATCATTTTAAGCTGAAATAG
- the CDC31 gene encoding centrin (similar to Saccharomyces cerevisiae CDC31 (YOR257W); ancestral locus Anc_8.705) — MNRNTDAELDEDEKRDILEAFNIFDLNKDGHLDFHEFKAATRALGFEVDKKQLLELISHYDKDGRHLINFEDFQEIMIQWMLERDPMLEIKKAFHLFDEDGTGKITMKDLKKLAKSLDIRISDEELKEMIDEFDLDGDGGINEEEFISICTDTS; from the coding sequence aTGAATAGAAATACAGATGCTGAATTGGATGAAGATGAGAAACGTGATATTTTGGAAGCgtttaatatatttgatttaaataaGGATGGACATCTGGATTTCCATGAATTTAAAGCGGCTACAAGAGCATTAGGGTTTGAAGTTGATaagaaacaattattagaaCTTATATCTCATTATGATAAAGATGGTCGTCActtaattaattttgaagattttcaaGAGATAATGATACAATGGATGCTTGAGAGAGATCCTATGTTGGAAATTAAGAAAGCATTCCATTTgtttgatgaagatggtaCTGGGAAAATAACAATGAAGgatttaaaaaaattagcaAAAAGTTTAGATATAAGGATatcagatgaagaattgaaagaaatgattgatgaatttgatttagATGGTGATGGAGGTatcaatgaagaagaatttatttcaatttgCACCGACACCAGCTAA
- the TRE2 gene encoding putative zinc metalloprotease (similar to Saccharomyces cerevisiae TRE2 (YOR256C) and TRE1 (YPL176C); ancestral locus Anc_8.702), with protein MNYNRISMVDNDAMDPMFIEEPDSMITRPTMKEQLHNKVILPMKYNVVDPFNDIISLMDRKSNNVFNFQLWRRFIYFLLVVFVLIFISQYDRIRHYKPIDHDLIREEVRDWIDLNKFEKNWEYLSNLPHCSGTKGDETVSQYVMDSFLKSGMKNVKLEEYKGYLNYPSNETHSLIVFKNNGTDEILKFELGENNFNPLSWNGKVENSFLIYGGDGTKESLQRILENNNNDILDHRDNFVLLLHYDGLVSEQLILAQMLGARGVLFISDKFDQREDVILMKSVAIPQFYTGDLLSPGWEGNSVRTISLNESDAIPHIPTLPLSYNQGQQLLSLVKSEGKNGIRVSFEVKTIVERRHPVYNVIGKIEGREQPEKAIILSSSRNSIHHGAVYPNFGTTMLLQFVELFQIIKKKYNWKPLRSIYFVSFGGNEYNHIGSTEFYEKYSLPLQQELYSIVDITELGINVMHYANSSLKIETHPLLKNLFEDTTMDPNMNVSVSHVQHYGDWIPFLANGIPVSVISDPDLNLHKYPIHTKESTFANIEETLKDNNSTEAIQIFEITIYILDKILRLVDVPNIPYGLTDYVEVVDELLHSLEKDHSKKLNFDKMIRALLRWKKIGTERQKWLNKWQSHISSSKSKKKNHKHNDIESVSARRERCDWNNRLTDIAKKTCSEYGLTGRPFYKALLFGPTFLRQRSDQDSWSFPAVKDSIMNLAWTSAQKELDDVARLLQLSAKPFLRNNAN; from the coding sequence ATGAATTACAACCGAATATCCATGGTTGATAATGATGCCATGGATCCCATGTTCATAGAAGAACCAGATTCCATGATCACGAGACCGACAATGAAGGAACAATTACACAATAAGGTTATACTGCCGATGAAATATAATGTCGTCGATCCATTTAATGACATTATTTCGTTAATGGATAGGAAATCTAAtaatgttttcaatttccaaTTATGGAGACggttcatttattttttattagtGGTGTTCGTTTTAATATTTATCTCACAATATGATAGAATTCGTCATTATAAACCTATTGATCATGATTTAATAAGAGAAGAAGTACGAGATTGgattgatttaaataaatttgaaaaaaattgggaATATTTATCTAATCTACCTCATTGTTCAGGAACGAAAGGTGATGAGACTGTTAGCCAATATGTGATGGATTCATTTTTGAAGAGTGGTATGAAAAATGtcaaattagaagaatataaaggATACTTGAATTATCCCTCTAATGAAActcattcattaattgtctttaaaaataatggcACAGATGAAATTCTTAAGTTCGAATTAGGTGAGAATAATTTTAATCCATTAAGTTGGAATGGTAAAGTGGAAAATTCATTCCTTATTTATGGTGGAGATGGTACCAAAGAATCTCTACAAAGAATcttagaaaataataataatgatattctGGATCATCGTGATAATTTTGTACTCTTACTACATTATGATGGTTTAGTAAGTGAACAATTGATATTAGCACAAATGTTAGGAGCTAGAGGGGTTCTATTTATATCTGACAAATTTGACCAAAGAGAGGATGTTATACTAATGAAATCTGTTGCGATTCCTCAATTCTACACTGGAGATTTGTTAAGTCCCGGTTGGGAAGGTAATAGTGTTCGAACGATAAGTTTAAATGAATCAGATGCTATCCCACATATACCGACTTTGCCCTTATCATATAATCAAGGACAACAACTACTGTCATTAGTAAAATCTGAAGGGAAAAATGGTATACGTGTATCATTTGAAGTTAAAACCATCGTGGAAAGGCGTCATCCTGTTTATAATGTGATTGGGAAGATTGAAGGCAGAGAACAACCAGAAAAGGCAATAATATTATCGTCATCTAGGAACTCCATTCATCATGGAGCTGTTTATCCAAATTTTGGTACAACAATGTTATTACAATTTGTagaattgtttcaaattataaagaagaaatacaATTGGAAACCATTAAGATCTATTTATTTCGTGTCATTTGGTGGGAATGAATATAATCATATTGGATCTACTGAATTTTAcgaaaaatattctttacccttacaacaagaactatattcaattgttgATATAACAGAATTAGGTATTAATGTGATGCATTATGCTAATTCAAgtttgaaaattgaaacacatccattattgaaaaatttatttgaagatacTACTATGGATCCTAATATGAACGTATCTGTAAGTCATGTTCAGCATTATGGTGATTGGATTCCATTTTTAGCAAATGGCATTCCAGTGAGCGTGATATCTGATCCTGatttaaatcttcataAATACCCTATACATACCAAAGAAAGTACCTTTGccaatattgaagaaacattaaaggataataatagtaccGAAgcaattcaaatatttgaGATTACCATTTATATTTTAGACAAGATATTAAGGTTAGTTGATGTACCAAATATTCCATATGGTTTAACAGATTATGTTGAAGTTGTTGATGAGTTATTACACAGTTTAGAAAAGGATCATTCCAAGAAATTAAACTTTGATAAAATGATAAGAGCTTTACTACGATGGAAAAAGATAGGTACAGAAAGACAAAAATGGCTTAACAAATGGCAATCgcatatttcttcttccaaaagtaagaagaaaaatcataAACATAACGATATTGAGTCGGTGAGTGCGAGACGAGAGAGATGCGATTGGAACAATCGATTGACTGATATTGCAAAGAAGACTTGTTCAGAGTATGGTCTCACAGGGAGACCATTTTATAAggcattattatttggacCAACATTCTTACGCCAAAGAAGTGACCAGGATTCATGGAGTTTCCCCGCAGTTAAAGATTCCATTATGAATCTAGCTTGGACAAGCGCAcaaaaagaattagatgaCGTTGCTAgattattacaattatCAGCTAAACCATTCTTAAGGAATAATGCTAACTAA
- the NAT5 gene encoding peptide alpha-N-acetyltransferase subunit NAT5 (similar to Saccharomyces cerevisiae NAT5 (YOR253W); ancestral locus Anc_8.697), whose translation MGRDIVGLDNVYENNLGVVVKLAAIEENLTFPETFFQELFPKGNAKKETFFTQLAYYSEIPVGCVKAKLFPKKKSDIFLKGVHIEFMTVLEQYRGNQIGTKLLNYIEEQCQSHHQHNVYVHVPTDETNKIEWYKNHGFEIDTEVSPLQDFFKDFQPKGSADAVLLKKHIA comes from the coding sequence ATGGGACGTGATATAGTCGGTTTAGATAATGTCTACGAAAATAATCTCGGTGTAGTAGTCAAATTAGCTGccattgaagaaaactTGACATTCCCGGAAACATTCTTCCAAGAATTATTCCCAAAAGGTAATGCCAAGAAGGAAACCTTTTTCACTCAATTGGCTTATTATAGTGAAATTCCTGTCGGATGTGTAAAAGCAAAGCTTTTCCCTAAGAAAAAATCagatattttcttgaaaggTGTTCATATTGAGTTTATGACAGTATTGGAACAATATAGAGGGAACCAAATTGGTActaaattattgaattatatagAGGAACAATGTCAATCACATCATCAACATAATGTTTATGTACATGTACCCACTGATGAAACAAACAAGATTGAATGGTACAAGAATCatggatttgaaattgataccGAAGTTTCTCCTTTACAagatttttttaaagatttcCAACCAAAAGGTTCTGCCGATGCCgttttattaaagaaacaCATTGCATGA
- the TMA16 gene encoding Tma16p (similar to Saccharomyces cerevisiae TMA16 (YOR252W); ancestral locus Anc_8.695): MPVSKSLSKIKKNMNANGKKPTVHPKGRKFHQLNRATLREGKIASKKKAHNERKSNELSRVKFIQDVINMDEFKDIRAFSNDQTIIFIEQFISRDDAELDDLKKKRRANRPPTNKQLILQGKRDLEMEEFKKGFLCPDLNDEKNVEFLRKWNHSFGSMSTLKLIRINSKGERVAGGNVATITADAKEAAANAAALAKEDVDME; the protein is encoded by the coding sequence ATGCCCGTGTCTAAATCGCTATCcaaaatcaagaagaacATGAATGCCAACGGTAAGAAACCCACTGTTCATCCCAAAGGTAGGAAATTCCACCAATTAAACAGAGCCACATTACGTGAAGGTAAGATTGCctcaaagaaaaaggcACATAATGAACGTAAATCTAATGAGTTATCTCGTGTGAAATTCATTCAAGATGTGATAAATATGGATGAATTCAAAGACATACGCGCCTTCTCAAACGATCAaactattatatttattgaacAATTCATCTCTAGAGATGATGCCGAGTTAGATGActtgaaaaagaagagaagagCTAATAGACCTCCTACTAATAAGCAATTGATCTTACAAGGGAAAAGGGATTTGGAAATGGAGGAATTCAAGAAGGGATTCCTTTGTCCtgatttaaatgatgaGAAAAATGTCGAGTTTTTAAGAAAATGGAATCATAGTTTTGGGTCCATGAGtactttgaaattaattagAATAAATAGTAAAGGTGAAAGAGTTGCAGGGGGGAATGTTGCTACTATAACAGCTGACGCTAAAGAAGCTGCAGCTAATGCAGCAGCTCTTGCGAAGGAAGATGTGGATatggaataa
- the TUM1 gene encoding thiosulfate sulfurtransferase (similar to Saccharomyces cerevisiae YOR251C; ancestral locus Anc_8.691), producing the protein MATYKLLSPKSFVTLLQTETNSRIIPIDATWYLPNLKRDGHEEFLTQERIPRALYFDIDGIKDRESPYPHMAPSLSTFNKAMSQLGVRRDDILVVYDRIGNFSAPRCAWTLALFGHPTIYLLNNFNVYKKEGYPLDTTTISKDSPYHETNYASDVDLSKQEIVPYDQMFQLVQNDALAKEYNVFDARALGRFEGKDPEPRPGLPSGHIKGAQPLPFTEVLDSNDKTYPEDEVKMNVKLQDAFRKLNNQFDPKKPTICMCGTGVTGAIIKNALEISGVPNVKLYDGSWTEWALKAGDDSSLIAKNRE; encoded by the coding sequence ATGGCAAcatataaattattatcaccTAAATCATTTGTCACCCTTTTACAAACTGAGACGAATTCAAGAATCATCCCCATCGATGCAACATGGTACCTACCAAACTTGAAAAGAGACGGTCATGAAGAATTCCTTACCCAGGAAAGAATTCCTCGTGCCCTATATTTCGATATAGACGGCATTAAAGACAGGGAATCACCATACCCTCACATGGCACCTTCATTATCCACTTTCAATAAAGCAATGAGCCAACTCGGTGTCAGAAGAGACGACATCTTGGTGGTTTATGATAGAATCGGGAATTTTAGTGCTCCTCGTTGCGCATGGACTTTAGCTTTATTTGGTCACCCCACAATTTATctattgaataattttaatgTTTATAAAAAGGAAGGATACCCGTTAGATACCACCACGATATCAAAGGATTCTCCATACCATGAAACAAATTATGCTTCTGATGTGGATTTATCTAAGCAAGAAATCGTCCCATACGATCAGATGTTCCAATTGGTTCAAAATGATGCATTGGCGAAGGAATATAATGTATTCGATGCAAGAGCATTAGGAAGATTCGAAGGTAAGGATCCGGAACCAAGACCTGGATTACCGTCGGGACATATTAAGGGTGCTCAACCTTTGCCATTTACTGAAGTTTTGGATTCAAATGATAAGACATATCCTGAGGATGAGGTTAAGATGAATGtgaaattacaagatgCCTTTAGGAAATTGAATAACCAATTTGATCCAAAGAAACCAACCATTTGTATGTGTGGGACAGGGGTTACGGGAGCAATCATTAAGAACGCTCTTGAGATCTCTGGTGTGCCCAATgtaaaattatatgatgGTTCATGGACAGAATGGGCCTTAAAGGCTGGTGATGATTCATCATTGATTGCAAAAAACAGGGAATGA